The window CACGGGCACGTCAGTCAGGGCATTCTGGCAATGTTTAAAGAAGGGACTGTCAAGAGTTTCGCTCGGTATGCTCAACCCAACGCGAGTTATTCTGTTATCGATCTGATTAATGGGAAATGTATCGATCTCAGGTGGGGGATTGCTACACACTTACGTCAACTTGAAAGGTAGATGACTTTCAAATATTCGAAGTCCTTCCTGATAAGCCAGCTTGATAAAAGTTCAAGGTTCCCTGCTCGCTCTTAGCAGACCACACGGCTCTTCAAATGATCCGCTTCGTGCCAACAGCGGAAGTAGCTAACAACAGTTTATGTGGAGAAGCTGTGAGCAGGTCAATCATTACTAAAGTGATAGTACCCATGATCCTCTGCATATGAGGCCATTGATTCATGATCATTCGGGTCAATTAATTCATAATACTCCTGAGGGGTATAATGTGTTCTGTTTGTGTAGTGATCTGCTACCCCGGCCGCAGCTAATTGAGCATAACCATTTAGTTTCAATCCACAAGCTGGACATGAAAATACAGTTGGAATTACTGATCGCCTAGTTATTATCTCTGTCCCTTTGTTTTCCACTTGCTCTTTCCCATATTCATTCCCATGAACTGTAGCAGTACAAGAACATGCTGGACATTTCACCTTGTGATGCTTTTTATGAGAAAGATCTTCGCCTTGCTTTTCAGCGATTATCTTTATTGCCTCTTTCTCTTCCAATGATTTATCATTAAAAACTTTCTCATAAGCATTGATTTGAGTTATTACATGTTTTTTGACCTGTTTATCAAGTTCAGTAATAATTTCATGAGCCGCTTTTGCTTCATCTTCACCAAACAGCTCTTCTAGGTTTTTATCTTGCGCTTGTGATAACACTCTACAACATTTATAAAATGCCCCAATCCATTGTTGAGGTTTATATTCAACAAAAGCGGCGGTGCCTGAGTGAACCTCTTCATTTCTACGTCCGGCCAAAGCCAAAGCTATCGTGATCTCCTCCTCATTGAAATCTGGAATCAAATCTTTGCAAAGTTTCAATACCTGAGATGTAGATATAGACTTAGCCTGCGAGATATTCGCGTTAAGACCTAAAGCTGCAAGGAGATTTTTTTGATCTTTATCAGGCTCAGCAAGTAAGCACGGACTAAAGTGTGAGATAGTTGACCGTGAAAGTAACTCAAGCCCCATTGCGCACCATAGCCCAAAAATCTCTGAATCTCTGTCATCATTAAATGCTCTTTGAAAATAAACCTTACTTTTTGACCACAATGAATCATTATCCCAACTCATTTTTCACCTCACGTAAGCTCTAAATATTTTTCGGATTTCATGCTTGTTCTCGACCTTACTCCTTCCATGAAGCATGTTCCAGTTATTAAGAACCAAAGCATTTGAACCCGACCAATTAAAATTAATTAAATTCATTCCTCGGATTACCTCATGAAATATCTCTATAAACTTCCTACCTTGTTCGTTTGCGGGTGTCATTATATTCGGGTCGAATCTGAATCCATTTCCTAATGGAGAAGAAAATTTTAAACCTCGATAGTTTACACTTTCATATGTATGAACTTTAAATATAGCATCATTAATGATTTTCTTTTCGCTTTCAGAGAAAGCGTCTACTATATCTCTCCACGACAAGATGGTTGTTGATGTTGCGCTAGCCTCGGGTGACCACATTATTAAAAATCTTGCTGGTATTGCCCAAAAGGCAGTATCGGTGTGTAATGGGAATTCGGCAAAACCGAAATTTTGACTGAAAGAACCTGTTTTGGCATTAACACCGTCATTTGCTATAATCACATCGTATACTTCGCCATTAGGGTGAGGAATTATTTCACCTAAACTCTTAGCCAACGATAGAAAGCTCTCTACTGAATCGCATTCTTCTACAATATTATATTTATTCATATAAAAACACATAGTGATAGACGTTAAAAAAACGATATATGTTATAAAATTCACCAGTTTGACACTCTAATTGCGATTATCCATCCTATCATGGTTATAAAACAGGTCAACATTCTATCAGTGTGGTATTACTTTCAGCGTTGCGATAAAGAGATTTAGTATTTTCTATCTTAAACATCCGACGCCAGCTCCTCACTCATAGCCGCTCTGGCCTGCTCCCAGTTGATTAGATAGAATGCCCATAGCTATGTCCGCTCCTCGCTCTCAGCAGACTTTCAGCGTCACGTACTTGTCTGCTGTGTGCCAGGAGCAGACGATCCTAACATCACAGCGTATTTATTATCTGGGGAACAGATCATACTTTTAAACTTAGATAGTTATGCCCGCATCCATTCCAAGATAAACTCGACAATGCTTATAACAGAGCAGTTTGTTTATCAACCAACCGCAAAAAGTGTGTTGCTTAATTTGATTAACCGTTGAGGATTAAAATGAAATTGGTTGCAAATGGTTTAAATAAGCAGTTTTTTAGGTCTCTGTTACCCCCTTCGGGAACTGAGTTGGACGGGGTTGTTGCAGCAATTGCGTATGGTGATGACAGAACTGAGCTGTTACAACATTGTATAAATAACAAATATCGATTAGATATTTGGATGCGCTATGACCATACAGTGCCTGTTTCACCTGGTTTCTTATCTAAATTGTTGAGTAGTGCAAAAAATAATGTTTTTTGCAAATTAGTACCAGATTCATTACATAGTAAGATTATTTGGTGGAAAGGCTACGGCGCTTACATTGGCTCTGCAAACCTTACAGATCGAGCATGGAATAGTAATATTGAAGCTGGTGTTTTTTTTAGTGAAAGTGATTTATTTAATTCAGGAATGGTTGAACAACTGACAGAATTTTTTGATAACCTTGAGTCTTTAGATGTCTGTTTTGATTTAAATGAGACAATCATTGAAGAACAAAAATCATTTCTTGGGCTTAACAAGAAGAGAAGGAAAGAAGAAAATGAAAGAGTTACTAAAAGAAGTATTCCAGTTTGGGAAGGTGTGAGTTTTTCTGATGACAGAAAATCGAAAGACAAGATAAAAGATAGTTTCAGAAAAGAATGGGAGAGTACTCTTTCAACAATTAAACATATTGCCTCTCAGATCAAAGATTTTAGACCAATCTGGATTGACGTAGATACACCAGTTTTTTGGCAAGTGGACCAATTTTTACATGCTTATTATTACAATCAAGTTAAACAGCACAACAATACCTATCCTTACGAAGAGTACTACCAGGCCAACTGCAAAGATCCTCAATCGGCTCTAATGTCAATGCTGTCTTGGTGGATAGAATTACCAGCACCGCCATCGAATGAAGCTTATAATTTACAAGTGTATGCTCCACTTATTCGGCGATGTCTACAACGTGAACATATCCATTCCCTAAAGAAAGACGATTTACAGGGAATATTGCGTGCAACTCATGCGACGATGGATCACCTCATAAAAATGAGTACAGAGTCATTGGGAAAACCGAATCAAAAATCTTTGTCACGAGAAGAGCGTGTACCTTTATTCGCTGAGTGGTTAATCAACCAACGCAACCTTAATGGTCAGACTATACTCGAACTACTCGATTTTGTTTTGTATGGTGGTAAAGCTGAAAATATGTGGGAGAGAATATATCTTGCTGGTAAGCATGAGGATTATAAATTTGCTCATTATGGTATTAACTCAATTGCTGAAGTTGCTGGTTGGGCGAAGCCAGAAGATACTCCACCCAGAAATGGTCGAACGAATAAGGCTCTAAGAGCCCTAGGTTACCCAGTAAAGATTAATATATAACCTATGCCCAAAATAATTCGAGTTGTGGGTAGGCGGCAAGAGAGTTTATCCCCAGGAGCTTACTTGAGTAAGTGACTGGGGTAAGTAAGCGTAGCCAACACCCCTAAGGGTTTCTTGAAAATATTATAATGTATTTGGTTGTGTTAGCTAACCTGTTGATTGAATTAAATGTCTCCAGGGCTATAAATTCATCTGGGGTACTTAATTGTTTTTTCATGGTCATCAAGTATGAAAAAATGGTCGTTATTAGAAAAACATTTTTCATTCGATGCATTCATAATAATTGTATTAAAATTAGCGACTTCATTTATTGATGCCTGATGTAGGTTAGGTAATTTTATTTCTTTGCTGCCAAAAAGAAATGTGTTTTTATTTAAGGGAGTTAATATCATTGTCCCGGTCGACCCTAAGCCAAATGTGTGCAATTTATTATGAGCTAAAATAAGAGGTGCATCACTTGTAATAGCATTGAAAGGGGCAAGTGTTTTTATAAGTGAAAATTGGAATAAAGAAAAATAGTATGCAGCAACTTTAATTTGCTTAAGCTCGTATTCTATAATGTCGTCTTTAATGTAATTTGTTGCCGAGGTGTTTAACACTATGCCATTTTTATCATAATCATCCTTCATCGACTCTGCTACTCTTTGTGCATGTCTCAAAGGTTGACCTGCTCCCCATTGATTAACACACGACGATGTTAGTAATGTCTTCATCAGCAACATGAGGACAACCCCATGAAGAAGCGTTTTTCCGACGAACAGATCATCAATATTCTTCGCGAAGCCGAGGCGGGTGTTTCCGCCCGCGAACTTTGCCGTAAGCACGCCATCTCCGACGCCACGTTTTATACGTGGCGTAAGAAGTTTGGTGGCATGGAAGTACCTGAAATAAAAAGGCTTAAGTCACTTGAAGAAGAGAACGCCCGCCTCAAGAAGCTGCTCGCCGAAGCCATGCTGGATAAAGAGGCACTACAGGTGGCTCTGGGCCGAAAGTACTGACGACAGACCAGAAGCGGGAAGCCGTGACAGTGATGTGCAAAGCAATAGGTCTGTCGCAACGGCGTGCCTGCAGGCTGACAGGTTTGTCTCTGTCGACCTGCCGTTATGATGCGCACCGCCCGGCTACTGATGCGTATCTGTCTGCACGTATCACCGAACTGGCAATGGAACGCCGACGTTTCGGTTACCGGCGTATCTGGCAGCTTCTGCGTCGTGAAGGCCTTTGCGTTAACCACAAACGGGTCTACCGCATTTATCATCTCAATGGCCTGGGCGTAAAACGCAGACGGCGCCGTAAGGGGCTGGCAACTGAGCGGCTTCCGCTGTTGCGTCCGGCAGGTCCCAACCTGACGTGGTCAATGGATTTTGTCATGGATGCGCTGGCCAGTGGTCGCCGGATTAAATGCCTGACCTGCGTTGATGATTTCACGAAGGAGTGTCTGACGATCAGCGTTGCTTTCGGGATTACAGGCGTTCAGGTATCACGCATTCTGGACAGCGTTGCGCTGTTTCGTGGCTATCCGGCGACGATAAGAACAGATCAGGGGCCTGAGTTTACCTGCCGTGCGCTGGATCAGTGGGCCTTTGAACATAATGTTGAGCTGCGGCTTATTCAGCCGGGCAAGCCGACACAGAATGGCTTTATCGAGAGTTTTAATGGTCGTTTTCGCGATGAATGCCTGAATGAGCACTGGTTCCACGATGTTGTTCATGCAAAAGAAATTATAAGCGCATGGCGGCAGGACTATAACGAATGTCGGCCTCATTCTTCGTTGAATTATCAGACCCCTTCAGAGTTTGCAGCGGGATGGCGAAACGGAGAATACGGGAGTAAATCAACCGACATTACTAACTGATTATTGTGTTTAATACTGGGGGCAGGTCAATATTGGGAGTTTAAGTTCATAAACAGATTAACAAAATCAGGCAGAAACCTGTCGGTCTCGGCCTGAAGAGGCTAAATCGCTAGTTTTCAACATCCAGGCCGGGTCCGATAGCGACTGAGAATTTTCCATCCTCACGCTCTTGGAAATCTTTGATAATACGTACTGCCTGCAGATGCTCAAGGATTAATATCACGCGGTCCCTGTTTGCAACAGAAATTGTCGCTTTGGTTCGATTGATGAATATATTTCTCAATTCATCTTCACCCAACTGATGACAAAGCCCGGCTAGTTGATGCTTATTCAGTCCTGTCACAATAAATCGTGTGAATAGCATTACCTTGAATTCTTCATTGCTGGTACTGTTAAATACCAGCAGCAGGACATCATTAGGTAAATTGAGATCGGTGATATCAGACTCAATGAAATAATCAATAAATAGCGACACCAGATCCGCTTTCTCTTGCACAGTAAAGAGCGCGTAGACCATGACTTTTGTGAGCATGACTTTAAAGAAGTGCTCATCTTTTTCTTTTCTGAGATAGAACTCGGGTTGCGCAATAAATTCGCTTTTATTCTGACTGAACCAATAGACTAGGGCATCCCTAATATTTTCATCCTGAACCATGTATTGAGCCACAATTTTTTCATACACTGTTGCCTCGAGTGGCAGTTTCAACATGGCTATCAAGGTGCAGAAGTTACGCGCGCTAAGCTGTTCATCAATTTCCTGCGTGTTAATCTCAAGCGGTGCAACCAGGCTCTGATAAGCCTGCTCATCCAGCTCATCATTGCAGATAATTTTCATATACAGCATGTCATAGCGGTCGCTGTCATAGACTTCAGGGGATGACTGGCCGAATGCAGACGCATGCTTTGTTACATACGCAGTCAGTGTCTCCATGTTGCAGTCTTCACAGATATAATCTAATAGGACTCCCCATTCCGGTGCGACTCGGTCATAACGGTAGAACAGATCGTGATAGGAGAGCGTTAGCTGGCCTTCGTTAAATTCTGCTTTGGCCGATACACCGGACAGATCTGTAAAAACGAAGGTCATTTTTCTAACAATTTCGCCTTTTAAAGTGTCGCTTAGAGAGGTGCGGGTTAGAACGTAGCGGATACAGCCAGCATCCTCAGCGGAGGAGATAAACACATCCCTTACGAATATATCGATGTTTTGACTGAAGTAATCAGAAACCGCACTGAGTTTATGCTCATAGGCAAGCGTCCAGGGTTTCCTTTCCGCCTCTTCAGGCGTTATGTTTTCAATAAGACACGAAACAGCAATGCCAACATTATGTCGGGTTAACTGATAAAGACTGTTTTGCACAATAAACTGCACACAATACCGCTCTGTTGGCGTCAGCGGTTCAAACAACTCGTCATAGCATATGTCCGCTTGTTGTACATGACACATGAATTCTTCCTGATTTTCCTCGGTGAGCTGAGAAATAACGCGGCTACCCAGCGAATGAATTAGCTGAAGGTATTGCAATTTATCTAGCGCATGCTCAGGAGATACGCAGGATATGACACTGATCGCAATATCGTTGGAGTATTTATCACTGGGTTGGCCAACGAGAACGGCAATCATTTTGTCAAGATAACCATTTTTTTGCAGTGCGATAACGGTTAATTTATTGAAAGTTTCGGGTTCGCCAAATCGGTTATAAAGTTCGGAAAAAACTGCAAGGATATGTTCATCAGACTTGCTGAATAGCGAAGCGATCATACTCGGCAGATGTTCATTCGTGTTATCAATCAAATGAGTCATTAGTTGATGATGAAGTGCGCCATCAGCATAAATACGGTTATGTTCAACCAGTTCACTGATGACTCTTTCCTCATCATCGATAAAATATTCACCGTTTGAGGTTGCACAGTCCAGATCCTGACCGACGGCTTTCAGGAAGTCGTTATCATTTACGGTCATCGATCCTTCATGGAAAATAGAGCGGTATACCATAAAGTCCTGCATCACCAGACCATCAGACAGCAGCAGATACAAGGCATCTAACCCACCATTGCGCATATCAGTGCACAAAGCATGGAGCTGCTGCTCAGAGACGAAGTCATGATTATTCATCTCCTCAAGATATACCTGTGCAATTTCTGCAAATTTCTTACGCCCAATGTTCGTCGTAAGTTCTCGCAGTGAAATTGCGTTTCTTAATTTTATTGATTCTTTAATTTTCTTTGTTTTTATTTGTAATTCTCTGAACGCTGAGTTTTTATCTTTACCCAATATAGACTTTCTTTTTAGATATTCTTGTTTTAATTTTTCTCTTAATATTCTATCAAAGAGTGAAAATTTGTTTTCGTTGTAATGAGAGTAACCAATATAAATATCCTCGCCGAGTGATAAGAAATCCAAAAATTCCTTTTCACCTTCAATTAAACTCGAAGTTGAAACATTATTAAAACTACCGCGCCCATACACTGTTGCAAAAAATACACGATCCCAGAGTATTTTCGGCAGATATCTACATACGATATCCTCTCTAATTCCCCTATCATCATACATTGGCTCATGATTAAGATGTTCTATTTCAGACTGTAAAATACCTAGTTTTTTTTCCAAAGAGTCAAAATGATTACGGTGAAGTTCGCGGGTACGATAGTCGCGAATAAAAGAATATAAAACCCCTGTTTTCTTATCGGTAAGAAAATAGTCTAAGGCATAGATATTTTTATAAAATACGAGCGATAACAGCTTAATTTTATCTTTGCCGTTATCAACAATATTGCTGAATACATGGTACTCATTGACCAAATTCTGCAGGCTTCGCATATCGTTTATATATGCCGAAATATCTTTCAGATATTTATCGTTATGCGTATCAAACGACATCTTTCTCTTTAATAAAGTAAACGCATTCCTACTATCCATAAATGGAATAATGGGAAGGATAAAATCAAAGAATTTAGTTCTGGCATCAGCGCCCCAAAATAAGTCGTCTCTTACCGCATAAACAAATCTGACCGGGTTGCCATCAACAATATTGTTATTAACTATTTTGTTAATTTCGCGCAATTTAACGAAAATCTCAGGCGTTCCTAGTCTGTCAAGATCTTCAAAGATTACCACCTTATATTCCAGTCTGGTGAAAAAATACACTATCTCATCAAGGCAGTTATTCAATAAGGACGGTGTTTCTTGGTTGCTTGCCTCAACATCTCCGCTTAAAAGGGCGATCTTGCTGAGCTTAATTTTCTTATCAAAAATACCTATTCGAGATGCGCTGGCAGTTACAAAGTACAGCGCCGTAAAGGCCAGAAAAACTAATGCAATTCCTTTTATAATGTAGTGTGTATTAAACACCTCCGTCCAGGAAGGTGGGAGGCTTAGAAACTCAGAAATCATTTTGAAATAGATAATAAATGCGGCAACTGCGATGGGCGCAATGACTTTAAGTAAGGCCCAATAGGTTCCTCTGACATAGTGTGGGCCCCTGTTGATTATTCTGTCTATCCTTGAGTCGGGAAGCTTCTCTCTATTCTCTTTATAAAGAATTTGTTGCAGGATACTGAGTTCAACCTCTTGGTGAGTCGGGCTGACGGTTGTTTCATTTTCAGTCATATCAAATCCCGCAAGAGATACATTGATGTATTTATCATCGCAGTGATATTTCATAAATGATGAAATAACCGTACTTTTTCCTGCGCCGTAGCTCCCTGTAATGGCAATGTTTCTCACATCTTTCTGAGACAAGGCGTATTTCAGGGCAACGAAATACTCTCGCATACTTGCATCATTGATGGTTTTTGGTGCTAAAGTGTCATAGTGATCGCCTGACTCTCCTTCCGTCAAACCCAGCCGCTGCTCTGCGCATTGTACCTGATCCTTTGCCTGGTGCTTAACCAGCCATGCTTCCGTCTTCCT is drawn from Pectobacterium aroidearum and contains these coding sequences:
- a CDS encoding TauD/TfdA family dioxygenase — translated: MNKYNIVEECDSVESFLSLAKSLGEIIPHPNGEVYDVIIANDGVNAKTGSFSQNFGFAEFPLHTDTAFWAIPARFLIMWSPEASATSTTILSWRDIVDAFSESEKKIINDAIFKVHTYESVNYRGLKFSSPLGNGFRFDPNIMTPANEQGRKFIEIFHEVIRGMNLINFNWSGSNALVLNNWNMLHGRSKVENKHEIRKIFRAYVR
- a CDS encoding phospholipase D family protein; translation: MKLVANGLNKQFFRSLLPPSGTELDGVVAAIAYGDDRTELLQHCINNKYRLDIWMRYDHTVPVSPGFLSKLLSSAKNNVFCKLVPDSLHSKIIWWKGYGAYIGSANLTDRAWNSNIEAGVFFSESDLFNSGMVEQLTEFFDNLESLDVCFDLNETIIEEQKSFLGLNKKRRKEENERVTKRSIPVWEGVSFSDDRKSKDKIKDSFRKEWESTLSTIKHIASQIKDFRPIWIDVDTPVFWQVDQFLHAYYYNQVKQHNNTYPYEEYYQANCKDPQSALMSMLSWWIELPAPPSNEAYNLQVYAPLIRRCLQREHIHSLKKDDLQGILRATHATMDHLIKMSTESLGKPNQKSLSREERVPLFAEWLINQRNLNGQTILELLDFVLYGGKAENMWERIYLAGKHEDYKFAHYGINSIAEVAGWAKPEDTPPRNGRTNKALRALGYPVKINI
- a CDS encoding DUF4238 domain-containing protein, yielding MLLMKTLLTSSCVNQWGAGQPLRHAQRVAESMKDDYDKNGIVLNTSATNYIKDDIIEYELKQIKVAAYYFSLFQFSLIKTLAPFNAITSDAPLILAHNKLHTFGLGSTGTMILTPLNKNTFLFGSKEIKLPNLHQASINEVANFNTIIMNASNEKCFSNNDHFFILDDHEKTIKYPR
- a CDS encoding IS3 family transposase (programmed frameshift), which gives rise to MKKRFSDEQIINILREAEAGVSARELCRKHAISDATFYTWRKKFGGMEVPEIKRLKSLEEENARLKKLLAEAMLDKEALQVALGRKLLTTDQKREAVTVMCKAIGLSQRRACRLTGLSLSTCRYDAHRPATDAYLSARITELAMERRRFGYRRIWQLLRREGLCVNHKRVYRIYHLNGLGVKRRRRRKGLATERLPLLRPAGPNLTWSMDFVMDALASGRRIKCLTCVDDFTKECLTISVAFGITGVQVSRILDSVALFRGYPATIRTDQGPEFTCRALDQWAFEHNVELRLIQPGKPTQNGFIESFNGRFRDECLNEHWFHDVVHAKEIISAWRQDYNECRPHSSLNYQTPSEFAAGWRNGEYGSKSTDITN
- a CDS encoding DNA-binding protein, producing MRVLSWAISLCRKTEAWLVKHQAKDQVQCAEQRLGLTEGESGDHYDTLAPKTINDASMREYFVALKYALSQKDVRNIAITGSYGAGKSTVISSFMKYHCDDKYINVSLAGFDMTENETTVSPTHQEVELSILQQILYKENREKLPDSRIDRIINRGPHYVRGTYWALLKVIAPIAVAAFIIYFKMISEFLSLPPSWTEVFNTHYIIKGIALVFLAFTALYFVTASASRIGIFDKKIKLSKIALLSGDVEASNQETPSLLNNCLDEIVYFFTRLEYKVVIFEDLDRLGTPEIFVKLREINKIVNNNIVDGNPVRFVYAVRDDLFWGADARTKFFDFILPIIPFMDSRNAFTLLKRKMSFDTHNDKYLKDISAYINDMRSLQNLVNEYHVFSNIVDNGKDKIKLLSLVFYKNIYALDYFLTDKKTGVLYSFIRDYRTRELHRNHFDSLEKKLGILQSEIEHLNHEPMYDDRGIREDIVCRYLPKILWDRVFFATVYGRGSFNNVSTSSLIEGEKEFLDFLSLGEDIYIGYSHYNENKFSLFDRILREKLKQEYLKRKSILGKDKNSAFRELQIKTKKIKESIKLRNAISLRELTTNIGRKKFAEIAQVYLEEMNNHDFVSEQQLHALCTDMRNGGLDALYLLLSDGLVMQDFMVYRSIFHEGSMTVNDNDFLKAVGQDLDCATSNGEYFIDDEERVISELVEHNRIYADGALHHQLMTHLIDNTNEHLPSMIASLFSKSDEHILAVFSELYNRFGEPETFNKLTVIALQKNGYLDKMIAVLVGQPSDKYSNDIAISVISCVSPEHALDKLQYLQLIHSLGSRVISQLTEENQEEFMCHVQQADICYDELFEPLTPTERYCVQFIVQNSLYQLTRHNVGIAVSCLIENITPEEAERKPWTLAYEHKLSAVSDYFSQNIDIFVRDVFISSAEDAGCIRYVLTRTSLSDTLKGEIVRKMTFVFTDLSGVSAKAEFNEGQLTLSYHDLFYRYDRVAPEWGVLLDYICEDCNMETLTAYVTKHASAFGQSSPEVYDSDRYDMLYMKIICNDELDEQAYQSLVAPLEINTQEIDEQLSARNFCTLIAMLKLPLEATVYEKIVAQYMVQDENIRDALVYWFSQNKSEFIAQPEFYLRKEKDEHFFKVMLTKVMVYALFTVQEKADLVSLFIDYFIESDITDLNLPNDVLLLVFNSTSNEEFKVMLFTRFIVTGLNKHQLAGLCHQLGEDELRNIFINRTKATISVANRDRVILILEHLQAVRIIKDFQEREDGKFSVAIGPGLDVEN